In one Streptomyces venezuelae genomic region, the following are encoded:
- a CDS encoding ATP-binding protein, which translates to MSTQARPAAAPRTFAQRFSATPRGARLARRLARYHLDGWGIAYDTELSDAAEAIVAELAANAVTHGLVPGLDFELGLTLRADTLRIEVADARAEGAPLVARDAPSPERETGRGLTIVAALAVEWGVVGRKAGKTVWAELAVLSQPH; encoded by the coding sequence ATGTCGACGCAAGCGCGCCCCGCCGCCGCACCCCGCACCTTCGCGCAACGCTTCAGTGCCACGCCCCGGGGCGCACGCCTCGCGAGGAGGCTGGCCAGGTATCACCTGGACGGCTGGGGGATCGCGTACGACACCGAACTCTCGGACGCCGCCGAGGCGATCGTCGCCGAGCTCGCCGCGAACGCCGTGACGCACGGCCTCGTGCCGGGCCTCGACTTCGAGCTCGGGCTGACGCTGCGTGCGGACACGCTGCGTATCGAGGTCGCGGATGCCCGCGCGGAAGGCGCACCCCTGGTGGCGCGCGACGCGCCGTCGCCCGAGCGGGAGACGGGGCGGGGGCTCACGATCGTGGCGGCGCTCGCCGTCGAGTGGGGCGTCGTCGGCCGGAAGGCGGGCAAGACGGTGTGGGCGGAACTCGCCGTGCTCTCCCAACCCCACTGA
- a CDS encoding helix-turn-helix domain-containing protein, producing the protein MSSSATSSNEPEPTDGLKAFGAVLKSFRKRAGYTQESLAEEIGYSVHFIASVEQGRRFHPPRFVDQCEATLDAFGTLRLAANQLSRQRGLASWFRRWAQLEQEAVALSTYECRLIPGLLQTEAYARTLFVNQLPPMGDEQIEAQLEARVERQLLLTERPNTAYSFILEEHLFQRRMGGHEVTMELIDHVLGLAERRNIELQIMPVMRESHAGLDGPVRLLETPENQWFAYAESQRSGQLISSPKEISVLQMRYARMRAQALSFDDSMSLLERMRGAQ; encoded by the coding sequence ATGTCGTCAAGTGCGACGAGCAGTAATGAGCCCGAACCGACCGATGGCTTGAAGGCGTTCGGCGCCGTCCTGAAGAGCTTCCGCAAACGCGCCGGGTACACGCAGGAGTCCCTGGCCGAGGAGATCGGCTACTCAGTCCATTTCATCGCCTCCGTCGAACAGGGCCGCCGCTTTCATCCGCCCCGGTTCGTCGACCAGTGCGAGGCGACGCTGGATGCGTTCGGGACGCTGCGGCTGGCGGCGAATCAGCTGTCGCGGCAGCGGGGTCTTGCGTCCTGGTTCCGGCGGTGGGCGCAGCTGGAGCAGGAGGCGGTGGCGCTTTCGACGTATGAGTGCCGGTTGATTCCGGGGTTGTTGCAGACGGAGGCGTATGCGCGGACCCTGTTCGTCAATCAGCTGCCTCCGATGGGCGACGAGCAGATCGAGGCCCAGCTGGAAGCGCGCGTGGAACGTCAACTGCTCCTCACGGAGCGGCCGAACACCGCGTACAGCTTCATCCTGGAGGAACACCTGTTCCAGCGCCGCATGGGCGGGCATGAAGTCACCATGGAACTCATCGACCATGTTCTCGGACTCGCCGAGCGGCGGAACATCGAGCTTCAGATCATGCCGGTGATGCGGGAGAGTCATGCGGGACTGGATGGGCCCGTTCGACTCCTGGAGACACCCGAGAACCAGTGGTTCGCCTACGCCGAGAGCCAGCGGAGCGGGCAGCTCATCTCCTCCCCGAAAGAGATCAGCGTTCTCCAGATGCGGTATGCCAGGATGCGCGCACAGGCTCTCTCGTTCGACGACTCGATGAGCCTGCTGGAGCGGATGCGAGGAGCGCAATGA
- a CDS encoding DUF397 domain-containing protein — translation MSTPELAWFKSSYSGGDGDDCIEIALTWRKSSYSSGGGGDCVEIAPCPTTLHVRDSKNPDGPQLALNPHAWTEFVAYASRP, via the coding sequence ATGAGCACCCCCGAACTGGCCTGGTTCAAGAGCAGCTACAGCGGAGGCGATGGCGACGACTGCATAGAGATCGCCCTCACCTGGCGCAAGTCCAGCTACAGCAGCGGTGGCGGCGGAGACTGCGTAGAGATCGCCCCCTGCCCCACTACCCTCCACGTACGCGACTCCAAGAACCCCGACGGCCCCCAACTCGCCCTGAACCCCCACGCCTGGACGGAGTTCGTCGCGTACGCCTCCCGCCCCTGA
- a CDS encoding MATE family efflux transporter, which produces MGPTEHRRRVVSLALPVYGELLAGVAAGIINMVWVAGLGGAAVAAVAVATNVENVLLGVILMAGSGTTVLVARARGAGDPAAARSAVRGGWALWALLTPVVAVGGYAGRERLARWVLGEDGGASVHLATEYFAIALPGVAVYFATNVVDGILKGSGNTRTPMRLALLANGLILVLDPVLILACDLGVRGAAIATVTGRSVALICGLLVLRPSLRPSGLRVRALAADARRTAATGLPMSADFVVRMTGTLALVAVVARIGVDEVAAYGIATKATYVATMAFYSVRQAAAIHTAHQLGAGRDERRAICREALLVAGTLGLTAAVLLLAAAPWIMRAFGADGEVAAAGTLYLRCLGPYLVLLACFIGVAGVYEGGGDSPALARITVCGVAAQLGAAYALSGHGLPGICLAMACAVGLQCVALTRVRGGRRTRRTPSRRGGSGRVGGRRGSWSRVRGG; this is translated from the coding sequence ATGGGTCCGACGGAGCATCGACGGCGGGTGGTGTCGCTCGCGCTGCCGGTCTACGGGGAACTCCTCGCGGGAGTCGCGGCCGGGATCATCAACATGGTCTGGGTGGCCGGGCTGGGTGGGGCCGCGGTGGCCGCGGTGGCGGTCGCGACGAACGTCGAGAACGTGTTGCTCGGCGTGATCCTCATGGCGGGTTCCGGTACGACCGTGCTTGTGGCCCGCGCACGGGGAGCGGGTGATCCGGCGGCGGCGCGCTCGGCCGTGCGGGGCGGCTGGGCGCTGTGGGCGCTGCTCACTCCCGTGGTCGCGGTCGGGGGTTACGCGGGTCGGGAGCGGTTGGCCCGGTGGGTGCTCGGCGAGGACGGCGGCGCCTCCGTCCACCTCGCCACGGAGTACTTCGCGATCGCGCTGCCCGGCGTGGCGGTCTACTTCGCCACGAACGTGGTCGACGGCATCCTCAAGGGATCGGGCAACACGCGCACCCCGATGCGGCTCGCCCTGCTGGCCAACGGGCTGATCCTCGTCCTGGACCCGGTCCTCATCCTCGCCTGTGACCTGGGCGTGCGCGGCGCGGCGATCGCCACGGTGACCGGCCGCTCGGTGGCGTTGATCTGCGGGCTGCTGGTGCTGCGGCCCTCGCTGCGACCGTCCGGCCTGCGGGTCCGCGCCCTCGCCGCGGACGCGCGCCGGACCGCCGCGACCGGTCTGCCCATGTCGGCCGACTTCGTCGTCCGCATGACGGGCACGCTGGCGCTGGTCGCGGTGGTGGCCCGGATCGGTGTCGACGAGGTCGCCGCGTACGGCATCGCGACGAAGGCCACGTACGTCGCGACGATGGCCTTCTACTCCGTACGCCAGGCCGCCGCGATCCACACCGCCCACCAACTCGGCGCCGGGCGCGACGAACGCCGGGCGATCTGTCGCGAGGCACTGCTCGTCGCTGGAACGCTCGGCCTGACGGCCGCCGTGCTGCTCCTCGCCGCCGCGCCCTGGATCATGCGGGCGTTCGGCGCGGACGGTGAGGTGGCCGCCGCCGGGACGCTCTACCTGCGGTGCCTCGGGCCGTACCTGGTGCTGCTCGCGTGCTTCATCGGGGTGGCCGGGGTGTATGAAGGCGGCGGCGACAGTCCGGCGCTGGCCCGCATCACGGTGTGCGGTGTCGCGGCCCAACTCGGCGCGGCGTACGCGCTGTCGGGCCACGGGCTACCCGGGATCTGCCTGGCGATGGCGTGTGCGGTCGGCCTCCAGTGCGTGGCGCTGACGCGGGTCAGGGGCGGGAGGCGTACGCGACGAACTCCGTCCAGGCGTGGGGGTTCAGGGCGAGTTGGGGGCCGTCGGGGTTCTTGGAGTCGCGTACGTGGAGGGTAG
- a CDS encoding PadR family transcriptional regulator — MLELAILGFLYEEPLHGYELKARIQDLNGHIRPVSDGALYPAISRLTTAGYIDQRTEPGSSAAPRRVLSLTDAGRTRLFARLRGPKDVEITDGQRFFTLLAFLRHLPDPAEQATVLRRRQAFLSTPASFFYRDGKPVRAEEAEDLFRQGMLRIARATGTEEKAWLTEAITTLEKP, encoded by the coding sequence ATGCTGGAGTTGGCGATTCTCGGGTTCCTGTACGAGGAGCCCTTGCACGGGTACGAGCTCAAGGCCCGTATCCAGGACCTGAACGGGCACATCCGGCCCGTGAGCGACGGCGCGCTCTACCCGGCGATCAGCCGGCTCACGACGGCCGGGTACATCGACCAGCGCACCGAACCCGGCAGCAGCGCCGCACCCCGCCGGGTCCTGTCACTCACCGACGCCGGGCGCACCCGCCTGTTCGCCCGGCTGCGCGGGCCCAAGGACGTCGAGATCACCGACGGACAGCGCTTCTTCACGCTCCTCGCGTTTCTGCGCCACCTTCCGGACCCGGCCGAACAGGCCACCGTCCTCCGCCGTCGACAGGCGTTCCTGTCCACCCCCGCCAGCTTCTTCTACCGCGACGGGAAACCCGTGCGGGCGGAAGAGGCCGAGGACCTCTTCCGCCAGGGGATGCTGCGCATCGCGCGTGCCACCGGCACGGAGGAGAAGGCGTGGCTGACCGAGGCGATCACCACGCTGGAGAAACCCTGA
- the proP gene encoding glycine betaine/L-proline transporter ProP gives MSAPEAPETPAPPAPEAVARHRALFRAIHRRKNPRLRQTDITVTEEAQVKRAVKATALGNAMEWYDFGVYAYLAVIIGKEFFPSGNDTAQTLSSLATFAAAFLVRPIGGMFFGPLGDRVGRKKILALTMIMMSTATLAIGLIPSYTSIGVWAPILLVLCRMVQGFSTGGEYGGAATFIAEYAPDKRRGFWGSFLEFGTLIGYTVAAVLVTSLTAALSDDAMQSWGWRIPFLVAAPLGLIGLYLRMKLDESPAFQKMEEGGPAAERDKKSFKDSFFGQWRAMLLCIALVAAFNVTDYMLLSYMPTYLTQLGFGETGGLMSIVVVMLILMALINSVGRLSDRIGRKPVLMAGSVGFFVLALPAFLLIKQGGTVAVFTGLLILGLALVCYLGAMSSSLPALFPTDIRYSSLSIGFNISVSLFGGTTPLVVAALIGATGNDLMPAFYTMLFGLVGIIAVAAMKETARKPLEGSPPSVATDEEARELVESQRVS, from the coding sequence GTGAGCGCGCCCGAAGCCCCCGAAACACCGGCACCGCCGGCTCCCGAAGCCGTGGCACGGCACCGGGCGCTCTTCCGGGCGATCCACCGCCGCAAGAACCCGCGCCTGCGCCAGACGGACATCACCGTCACCGAGGAAGCCCAGGTCAAGCGCGCGGTGAAGGCGACCGCGCTGGGCAACGCCATGGAGTGGTACGACTTCGGTGTCTACGCCTACCTCGCCGTCATCATCGGCAAGGAGTTCTTCCCCTCCGGGAACGACACCGCGCAGACCCTCTCCTCCCTGGCGACCTTCGCGGCGGCCTTCCTGGTCCGTCCCATCGGCGGCATGTTCTTCGGCCCGCTCGGCGACCGCGTGGGCCGCAAGAAGATCCTCGCGCTCACCATGATCATGATGTCGACGGCGACGCTGGCGATCGGTCTGATCCCGAGCTACACGTCGATCGGCGTCTGGGCGCCCATTCTCCTCGTCCTCTGCCGCATGGTGCAGGGCTTCTCGACGGGCGGTGAGTACGGGGGTGCCGCGACGTTCATCGCGGAGTACGCGCCCGACAAGCGCCGCGGTTTCTGGGGCTCGTTCCTGGAGTTCGGCACGCTGATCGGCTACACGGTCGCCGCGGTGCTCGTCACCTCCCTCACCGCGGCGCTCAGCGACGACGCCATGCAGTCGTGGGGCTGGCGCATCCCGTTCCTGGTGGCGGCGCCGCTCGGCCTCATCGGCCTCTACCTGCGGATGAAGCTCGACGAGTCGCCCGCCTTCCAGAAGATGGAGGAGGGCGGGCCCGCCGCCGAGCGCGACAAGAAGTCCTTCAAGGATTCCTTCTTCGGTCAGTGGCGCGCGATGCTGCTGTGCATCGCGCTGGTCGCGGCGTTCAACGTCACCGACTACATGCTCCTGTCGTACATGCCGACGTACCTCACACAGCTCGGCTTCGGCGAGACCGGTGGCCTGATGTCGATCGTCGTCGTCATGCTGATCCTGATGGCGCTGATCAACTCCGTCGGCCGCCTCTCCGACCGCATCGGCCGCAAGCCGGTCCTGATGGCGGGCTCGGTGGGCTTCTTCGTCCTCGCCCTCCCCGCGTTCCTCCTCATCAAGCAGGGCGGAACGGTCGCGGTCTTCACGGGCCTGCTGATCCTCGGCCTCGCGCTGGTCTGCTACCTGGGCGCCATGTCCTCGTCGCTCCCGGCCCTCTTCCCGACGGACATCCGCTACAGCTCGCTCTCCATCGGCTTCAACATCTCCGTCTCGCTCTTCGGCGGTACGACCCCGCTGGTCGTCGCCGCGCTGATCGGCGCGACCGGCAACGACCTGATGCCCGCGTTCTACACGATGCTCTTCGGACTCGTCGGCATCATCGCGGTCGCCGCGATGAAGGAGACGGCCCGCAAGCCGCTGGAGGGCTCGCCGCCCTCGGTGGCGACGGACGAGGAGGCGCGGGAACTGGTGGAGTCGCAGCGGGTGTCCTGA
- a CDS encoding alpha-L-fucosidase, translating into MRHRATGLALLLAAALAATAVPAATAGSGRADGTDHAADDPFTADRTNWFRQDRFGMFIHFGAYSNLEGEYKRPDGSTCRNAEWIKRECDIPMDEYEKQAQNFNPADFDAKAIVKAAKDAGMRYIVITSKHHEGYAMWPTKVNDWNLRDHSSFDKNRDILAELKKASDDAGIKLGFYYSIWDWHDKDFPDPATFPKYEKRMYAQLKELVDTYDPALLWFDGEWDTDKPHNPWTARDGERLESYLRGLDPDLVINNRVGKRRVVDGDYGTPEQEIPGAPVDGQLWESCMTLNDHWGYARHDQNWKSAQTLTRNLLATTSRSGNYLLNVGPDARGRVPQPSVDRLRQMGDWLRTAGQGEAVFGARYGGLVEEPAWGHVSRKGDKLYAAVTQWPATGGSLHLKVRTDFEVKSARVLGSDQKVTVTRSGDGYDIKPSGAATNDTATVVELRVDPGPTSRPGRGKGLKQEIFDNENLEGAPRITRTDATLNHSWKYTGSPAASIPADRFSIRWTGSVEPRRSETYTLTTVSDDMARVWIDGKLVIDSWTPHEPRLDKAEVRLTAGRRHSIKVEYAERTGEAHLKLLWSSPGQEQQVIPRSQLYTR; encoded by the coding sequence ATGCGCCACAGAGCAACTGGACTCGCTCTGCTCCTCGCCGCCGCCCTCGCGGCCACGGCCGTCCCGGCCGCGACGGCCGGCTCGGGCAGGGCGGACGGCACCGACCACGCCGCCGACGACCCCTTCACCGCCGACCGCACCAACTGGTTCCGTCAGGACCGCTTCGGCATGTTCATCCACTTCGGCGCGTACTCGAACCTGGAGGGCGAGTACAAGCGCCCCGACGGCAGCACCTGCCGCAACGCGGAGTGGATCAAGCGGGAGTGCGACATCCCGATGGACGAGTACGAGAAGCAGGCGCAGAACTTCAACCCCGCGGACTTCGACGCGAAGGCGATCGTCAAGGCGGCCAAGGACGCCGGGATGCGCTACATCGTCATCACGTCCAAGCACCACGAGGGCTATGCGATGTGGCCGACGAAGGTCAACGACTGGAACCTGCGCGACCACTCCTCCTTCGACAAGAACCGAGACATCCTCGCCGAGCTGAAGAAGGCGTCCGACGACGCGGGCATCAAGCTCGGCTTCTACTACTCGATCTGGGACTGGCACGACAAGGACTTCCCGGATCCCGCGACGTTCCCCAAGTACGAGAAGCGCATGTACGCGCAGCTCAAGGAGTTGGTCGACACCTACGACCCGGCGCTCCTCTGGTTCGACGGCGAGTGGGACACCGACAAGCCGCACAACCCCTGGACGGCGAGGGACGGCGAGCGCCTGGAGTCCTACCTCCGCGGCCTCGACCCCGACCTCGTCATCAACAACCGCGTCGGCAAGCGCCGCGTCGTCGACGGCGACTACGGCACCCCCGAGCAGGAGATCCCCGGCGCGCCCGTCGACGGCCAGCTCTGGGAGTCGTGCATGACCCTCAACGACCACTGGGGGTACGCGCGCCACGACCAGAACTGGAAGTCCGCGCAGACCCTGACCCGCAATCTGCTCGCCACCACGTCCCGCAGCGGCAACTATCTCCTCAACGTCGGCCCCGACGCCCGCGGCCGCGTCCCGCAGCCCTCCGTCGACCGCCTCCGGCAGATGGGCGACTGGCTGCGCACGGCGGGCCAGGGCGAAGCGGTCTTCGGCGCCCGCTACGGAGGCCTGGTCGAGGAGCCGGCCTGGGGCCACGTGAGCCGCAAGGGCGACAAGCTGTACGCGGCGGTCACCCAGTGGCCCGCTACGGGCGGCTCCCTCCACCTGAAGGTCCGTACGGATTTCGAGGTGAAGTCGGCACGCGTCCTCGGCAGCGACCAGAAGGTGACCGTCACCCGGTCCGGCGACGGCTACGACATCAAGCCGTCGGGCGCCGCCACGAACGACACGGCGACGGTCGTCGAGCTGCGCGTCGACCCCGGCCCGACATCCCGCCCCGGCCGCGGCAAGGGCCTCAAGCAGGAGATCTTCGACAACGAGAACCTCGAAGGCGCCCCGAGGATCACCCGCACCGACGCCACCCTCAACCACTCCTGGAAGTACACCGGCTCACCCGCCGCCTCGATCCCGGCGGACCGCTTCAGCATCCGCTGGACGGGATCGGTCGAGCCGCGCCGCTCGGAGACGTACACCCTCACGACCGTCTCCGACGACATGGCCCGCGTCTGGATCGACGGCAAGCTCGTCATCGACTCCTGGACGCCGCACGAGCCGCGGCTCGACAAGGCGGAGGTGCGGCTGACGGCGGGGAGGCGGCACTCGATCAAGGTCGAGTACGCGGAGCGGACGGGCGAGGCGCACCTGAAGCTGCTGTGGTCGAGCCCGGGCCAGGAGCAGCAGGTGATCCCCAGGTCACAGCTGTACACGCGCTGA
- a CDS encoding 4-hydroxybenzoate 3-monooxygenase has translation MSVSDENTTVVIVGSGVAGLALANFLQRAGIDCVVLERHSREYVEQRQRAGVIDPRAARMFREWGLADRVLDGAPFAPVLNFRVDGETRPFRYVTDDHVDGRFCPQQVLVRNLIDVFVGDGGDLRCEAEDVELGDLTGPRPQVRYRDSTGVTRTITCDFIAGCDGDHGVSRASIPDGVLNRQSHEYGYAWLTVLADAPANHQSMMAIHDRGFAGQFARGPQASRFYLQCPLDTAVEEWTDDRVWEEIEARFGEPVAAKGAITSKTLVPLRSVVHAPMSHGRLYLLGDAAHIVPPMSAKGMNLALHDADVFATAVLRQVREQDAGPLEAYSATCLKHIWNYQAYAAWFTDLMHDAGDVSYRGEFRRSLARAEFERLYRSETANRLFGEFLTGLN, from the coding sequence ATGTCCGTTTCGGACGAGAACACCACTGTCGTGATCGTGGGCTCGGGTGTCGCCGGGCTCGCCCTCGCCAACTTCCTCCAGCGCGCCGGGATCGACTGCGTGGTTCTGGAGCGGCACAGCCGCGAGTACGTCGAGCAGCGCCAGCGCGCGGGGGTCATCGACCCCAGGGCCGCGCGTATGTTCCGCGAGTGGGGCCTTGCGGACCGGGTCCTCGACGGTGCCCCCTTCGCGCCGGTGCTCAACTTCCGCGTCGACGGCGAGACACGGCCCTTCCGGTACGTGACCGACGACCACGTCGACGGACGCTTCTGCCCCCAGCAGGTCCTCGTGCGCAACCTCATCGACGTCTTCGTCGGCGACGGCGGCGACCTCCGCTGCGAAGCCGAGGACGTCGAACTGGGCGACCTCACCGGCCCCCGGCCCCAGGTGCGCTACCGGGACAGCACGGGCGTGACGCGGACCATCACCTGCGACTTCATCGCCGGCTGCGACGGAGACCACGGCGTCAGCCGGGCGAGCATCCCCGACGGCGTACTGAACCGCCAGTCCCACGAGTACGGGTACGCCTGGCTGACCGTACTGGCCGACGCGCCCGCCAACCACCAGTCCATGATGGCGATCCACGACCGGGGATTCGCCGGCCAGTTCGCCCGCGGACCCCAGGCCAGTCGCTTCTACCTCCAGTGCCCGCTGGACACTGCCGTCGAGGAGTGGACGGACGACCGCGTCTGGGAGGAGATCGAGGCACGCTTCGGCGAACCGGTCGCCGCGAAAGGGGCCATCACCAGCAAGACGCTGGTGCCGCTGCGCAGCGTGGTCCACGCCCCGATGAGCCATGGCCGCCTGTACCTGCTCGGTGACGCCGCGCACATCGTGCCGCCGATGAGCGCCAAGGGCATGAACCTGGCCCTGCACGACGCCGACGTGTTCGCCACGGCCGTCCTGAGGCAGGTCAGGGAGCAGGACGCGGGCCCGCTGGAGGCGTACTCCGCCACCTGCCTGAAGCACATATGGAACTACCAGGCGTACGCCGCGTGGTTCACCGACCTCATGCACGACGCGGGAGACGTCTCGTACCGCGGCGAGTTCCGGCGCAGCCTCGCACGCGCCGAGTTCGAGCGCCTCTACCGCTCCGAGACCGCCAACCGGCTCTTCGGCGAGTTCCTCACCGGCCTGAACTGA
- a CDS encoding TetR/AcrR family transcriptional regulator, which yields MRRDGAANREKVLLAAEHVFAEKGAAASTDEVARRAGVSIATVFRNFATKQDLIEATACRYLEKLTDQALALAESPDPGKAFASLLRTLAAAGPVKMTLMDLLPPHDDDGQGLSRPVTEAADAFRAALNGALHRAQAVGAARPDVTGDDVSLLLRALAHATDLSEGEALDRAVGIVLDGLGASPRGWGDRHDG from the coding sequence ATGCGCCGCGACGGAGCCGCCAACAGGGAGAAGGTCCTGCTCGCCGCCGAGCATGTGTTCGCCGAGAAGGGGGCAGCCGCCTCCACCGATGAGGTCGCGCGGCGGGCCGGGGTCAGCATCGCCACCGTCTTCCGCAATTTCGCCACCAAGCAGGACCTCATCGAGGCCACCGCGTGCCGCTACCTGGAGAAGCTGACCGATCAGGCGCTGGCACTCGCCGAAAGCCCGGACCCCGGAAAGGCCTTCGCCTCCCTGCTGCGGACCCTCGCGGCGGCCGGGCCGGTGAAGATGACCCTGATGGATCTGCTGCCCCCGCACGACGACGACGGCCAGGGCCTGTCCCGGCCGGTCACCGAAGCGGCCGACGCCTTCCGTGCCGCTCTGAACGGCGCACTGCACCGCGCCCAGGCCGTCGGCGCCGCGCGCCCCGACGTCACCGGCGACGACGTCTCCCTCCTCCTGCGCGCCCTCGCGCACGCCACGGATCTCAGCGAAGGCGAGGCACTCGACCGGGCCGTGGGCATCGTCCTCGACGGCCTCGGCGCGTCGCCGCGCGGGTGGGGCGACCGTCACGACGGTTAG
- a CDS encoding alpha-N-acetylglucosaminidase, producing MPLPRRTFLTGIAGTAGVAAVACSGTTADGVTHSTATPTGTSGAPAPRRTAAAEAARRLLPRHWDQIEFRNVPREAGAEDSFRVDGRRGRITVAGTGPATQLAGLRHYLKHVTHANITWAGSRTDHLPDRLPAPDEPLTKTANTPHRFVLNDTNDGYTGAYCDWDYWEHEIDVLALHGYNEVLVYAGADAVYHRAFQEFGYTDAELRAWIPGPAHQPWWLLQNMSSFPHPVSRQQLDARARLGRRICDRLRDLGITPVLPGWFGTVPPDFEKKNPGARTVPQGDWVGFARPDWLDPRTGHFARVAAAFYRAQDELFGPTTMYKMDLLHEGGKPGNVPVGDAAKGIEKALRTAHPGATWVILGWQHNPPKAITDAVDKERMLVVDGLSDRFPNITDRESDWGSTPYTFGSIWNFGGHTTLGANTPDWAALYEKWRTKKGSTLSGISLMPEAADNNPAAFELFSELAWMGGDLDLAAWFKEWSTSRYGAADPHAEAAWDILRRTAYGTTRADEWAEGADGLFGARPDLAAKSAAAWSPKKLRYEAADLEPALGELLAVRPGLRNSSAYRRDLLDVARQVLSNRSRVLLPHIKEAYDAGDAARFDRLTREWLTLMDLLDHLVATDSRHLLGRWVADARAWGADAAERDRLAYDQLSLVTVWGTRSGADAGLRDYANREWAGLVGGLYRLRWERYFKELRAALAEHRAPDEIDWFAVEEAWLKDPGKLATRPKGDTHKVASKVRKHIEGRGGHFER from the coding sequence ATGCCCCTCCCCCGCCGCACCTTCCTCACCGGCATCGCCGGGACGGCCGGTGTCGCCGCCGTCGCCTGTTCCGGCACGACGGCGGACGGCGTCACCCACTCCACCGCCACCCCCACCGGCACGTCCGGTGCGCCCGCCCCGCGCCGCACCGCAGCCGCCGAGGCCGCCCGGCGCCTGCTCCCCCGCCACTGGGACCAGATCGAGTTCAGGAACGTACCCAGGGAGGCGGGCGCCGAGGACTCCTTCCGGGTCGACGGGCGCCGTGGCCGCATCACGGTCGCAGGGACCGGCCCCGCCACCCAACTCGCCGGTCTTCGCCACTACTTGAAACACGTCACGCACGCCAACATCACCTGGGCGGGCAGCCGTACCGACCACCTCCCGGACCGTCTCCCCGCACCCGACGAACCCCTCACCAAAACAGCCAACACCCCGCACCGCTTCGTCCTCAACGACACCAACGACGGGTACACCGGGGCCTATTGCGACTGGGACTACTGGGAGCACGAGATCGACGTGCTCGCGCTCCACGGCTACAACGAAGTCCTCGTGTACGCGGGCGCCGACGCCGTCTACCACCGCGCCTTCCAGGAGTTCGGATACACGGACGCCGAACTGCGGGCCTGGATACCCGGTCCCGCCCACCAGCCCTGGTGGCTCCTGCAGAACATGTCGTCGTTCCCGCACCCCGTCTCCCGGCAGCAGCTCGACGCCCGCGCCCGCCTGGGCCGCCGCATCTGCGACCGGCTGCGCGACCTCGGCATCACGCCGGTGCTGCCGGGCTGGTTCGGGACCGTGCCGCCCGACTTCGAGAAGAAGAACCCGGGCGCGCGGACCGTGCCGCAGGGCGACTGGGTCGGCTTCGCGCGACCGGACTGGCTGGATCCGCGCACCGGCCACTTCGCGCGGGTCGCCGCCGCGTTCTACCGCGCGCAGGACGAGCTGTTCGGCCCGACGACGATGTACAAGATGGACCTGCTCCACGAGGGCGGAAAGCCCGGCAACGTCCCCGTGGGCGACGCGGCGAAGGGCATCGAGAAGGCGCTGCGGACCGCCCACCCCGGCGCCACCTGGGTGATCCTCGGCTGGCAGCACAATCCGCCGAAGGCCATCACCGACGCCGTCGACAAGGAGCGGATGCTCGTCGTCGACGGCCTCTCCGACCGCTTCCCGAACATCACCGACCGCGAGTCCGACTGGGGCTCGACGCCCTACACCTTCGGCTCCATCTGGAACTTCGGCGGCCACACGACGCTGGGCGCCAACACCCCCGACTGGGCCGCCCTGTACGAGAAGTGGCGCACGAAGAAGGGCAGCACGCTCAGCGGGATCTCCCTCATGCCGGAGGCGGCCGACAACAACCCGGCCGCTTTCGAGCTCTTCTCGGAACTGGCCTGGATGGGCGGTGACTTGGACCTGGCGGCCTGGTTCAAGGAGTGGTCGACGTCCCGGTACGGCGCCGCCGACCCGCACGCCGAGGCCGCCTGGGACATCCTGCGCCGCACGGCCTACGGAACGACCCGCGCCGACGAGTGGGCCGAGGGCGCCGACGGCCTCTTCGGGGCACGGCCCGACCTCGCCGCGAAGTCGGCTGCGGCCTGGTCCCCGAAGAAGCTGCGGTACGAGGCGGCGGACCTCGAGCCCGCGCTCGGCGAACTCCTCGCGGTGCGGCCCGGGTTGCGGAACTCGTCCGCGTACCGCCGCGACCTGCTCGACGTCGCCCGGCAGGTGCTCTCCAACCGCAGCCGCGTCCTGCTGCCGCACATCAAGGAGGCGTACGACGCCGGGGACGCCGCCCGCTTCGACCGCCTCACCCGTGAGTGGCTGACCCTGATGGACCTGCTCGACCACCTGGTCGCCACCGACTCACGTCACCTGCTGGGGCGTTGGGTCGCGGACGCCCGCGCGTGGGGGGCCGACGCGGCGGAACGGGACCGGCTCGCGTACGACCAGCTGTCCCTGGTCACCGTGTGGGGCACGCGTTCCGGCGCCGACGCGGGGCTGCGCGACTACGCGAACCGGGAGTGGGCGGGGCTCGTGGGCGGCCTGTACCGGCTGCGCTGGGAGCGCTACTTCAAGGAGCTCCGCGCCGCCCTCGCGGAGCACCGCGCGCCCGACGAGATCGACTGGTTCGCGGTGGAGGAGGCGTGGCTCAAGGACCCTGGAAAGCTGGCGACCCGGCCGAAAGGCGATACGCACAAAGTCGCATCAAAGGTACGTAAGCACATCGAAGGTCGCGGAGGGCATTTCGAGCGGTAA